From one Cynocephalus volans isolate mCynVol1 chromosome X, mCynVol1.pri, whole genome shotgun sequence genomic stretch:
- the LOC134366932 gene encoding small integral membrane protein 10-like protein 2A — protein MAAAAAAALSGLAVRLSRWAATRGSYGAFCKGLTRTLLTFFDLAWRLRTKFPYVYVVASVIFNVRLQVHI, from the coding sequence atggcggcggcggcggcggcggccctgTCGGGCCTGGCGGTGCGGCTGTCGCGCTGGGCCGCGACCCGCGGCTCTTACGGCGCCTTCTGCAAGGGGCTCACGCGCACGCTGCTCACCTTCTTCGACCTGGCCTGGCGGCTGCGCACGAAATTCCCATACGTCTACGTCGTGGCCTCGGTGATATTCAACGTCCGCCTGCAGGTACATATTTAG